The DNA segment TCTGCTGACCTGCATCGGCCCCGGCGGGGACGCCTCCCACCGCGCCACCACCAGCACCCGCAGCGGGCCCCCCGGCACCGGCCGCACCGGGAGCGCCGCCTCCGCCCGCTGCACCACCGCCCGGCGCACCTGCACCGTCCAACTCCGCCAGCGCCTTACGGATCTGATCGGCGATCTGCTGGTCGGTCTGCTCGTAGAGCCCGGCCGCCCTGATGATGTTCTCCGCCGTGGCCAGCGCTTCGGCCTTCGTCTTCGGCATGCCCTCGATGAGCGGCAATTCGATCTCGTTGGTCCGAGCGTTGAGCGCCAGCGACAGGGCGTCCGTCCCGGACGTCACCAGCGGTTGCAGCGGCTCCGGGATCGCCTGCGCACCGCTGACCAGACCGTTGCCCCCGTTAGCCAGCTCGCCGGTGTTGACTCTCAACTCGGTCATCGACACCCCCACTCACCCCGCGCGCGAAGCCGAGCCGTCGAACCCCCCAGCAAGTGCTTCGCCGACAAGATCAGACCCTCATCTGCCTCAGGACACGTCTCGACTACCCGTTCACGAATCGTCCAGCAAATGTTACCTGAGCACGACTCAACCCCACTGCACCAAATCTGCGTCAGTGGGGTCGAGAACTACATGCTGGCGATGAGCCGCTTGACCCGCTCATCGACCGACCGGAACGGGTCTTTGCAGAGCACCGTCCGCTGCGCCTGGTCATTGAGCTTCAGATGCACCCAGTCGACCGTGAAGTCGCGGCCGGCCTCCTGTGCGGCGCTGATGAATTCGCCCCGCAGTTTTGCGCGCGTGGTCTGCGGCGGGGTGTCGACGGCGGCGTCGATCTCCTCGTCGGTGGTGATCCGCGCCGCCAGCCCCTTGCGCTGCAGCAGGTCGAACACGCCGCGGCCGCGCTTGATGTCGTGGTAGGCGAGGTCGAGCTGGCTGATCTTCGGGTCGGACAGCTCCATGTTGTAGCGGTCCTGGTAGCGCTGGAACAGCTTGCGCTTGATCACCCAGTCGATCTCGGTGTCGACCTTCGCGAAGTCCTGGCTCTCGACCGCGTCGAGCTGGCGGCCCCACAGGTCCACCACCTGCTCGATCTGCGAGTTCGGCTCGCGAGTCTGCAGATAGTCGACAGCTCGCGAGTAGTACTCCCGCTGGATGTCCAGCGCGCTGGCCTGCCGCCCGCCGGCCAGCCGCACCGGGCGGCGTCCGGTCAGATCGTGGCTCACCTCGCGGATCGCGCGAATCGGGTTGTCCAGCGAGAAGTCGCGGAACGGCACCCCGGCTTCGATCATCTCCAGCACCAGCGAGGCGGTGCCCACCTTGAGCATGGTGGTCGATTCGCACATGTTGGAGTCGCCGACGATCACGTGCAGCCGACGGTACTTCTCGGCGTCGGCGTGCGGTTCGTCGCGCGTGTTGATGATCGGGCGCGAGCGGGTGGTGGCCGACGAGACGCCCTCCCAGATGTGCTCGGCGCGCTGGCTCAGGCAGAACGTCGCCGCCTTCGGCGTCTGCAGCACCTTGCCCGCACCGCAGATCAGCTGGCGGGTCACCAGGAACGGCAGCAGTACGTCGGAGATCCGGGAGAACTCACCGGCCCGCACGATCAGATAGTTCTCGTGGCATCCGTACGAATTGCCCGCCGAATCGGTGTTGTTCTTGAACAGGTAGATGTCGCCGCCGATGCCCTCATCGGCCAACCGCTGCTCGGCGTCGATGAGCAGGTCTTCGAGTACCCGCTCGCCGGCCCGGTCATGGGTCACCAACTGGATGAGGTTGTCGCATTCGGCGGTGGCGTACTCGGGGTGGGAACCGACATCGAGATACAGCCGTGCGCCATTGCGCAGGAAGACGTTCGAACTGCGGCCCCACGACACCACCCGCCGGAACAGATATCGGGCGACCTCGTCCGGACTGAGCCGGCGGTGGCCATGGAACGTGCAGGTCACGCCGAATTCGGTCTCGATCCCCATGATTCGTCGCTGCACCTCATCGAGCTTACGGGTTCGCCGCCGGTATCGGCATGCAAGCCGCTCGATAACGCGCCGTCGGCATGACACCGGGCGGGTGTTTCGTCACGCGGTGTCGGCGTCGATCCAGCCCAGCCGCCGGCTGATCGCGTCCGCGGCGGCGATCGTCTGCTTGGCGACCTCGGCCAACTTCTCCTCACCCATCCGGTACGACGGCCCCGAGACGCTCAGCGCGGCCACCACCTGCGCATTCGCGTCACGCACCGGAGCCGCGACCGCGTTCAGCCCCACCTCGAGTTCCTCGGTGACACTGGCCCACCCGCGTTCGCGCACTGTGGCCAGCTCGGCCAGCAGCGCGTCCACCGTCGCGAGGGTGTGCGGGGTGAACGACGTCAGCGGATCGCTCAGCCGGGCGCGCACGTCGGCCACGTCCAGGCCGGCCAGCAGCACCTTGCCGCTCGAGGTGGCGTGGGCGGGACAGCTCTGCCCCACCCAGGTGCGCAGCGTGATCTCGCCCGGTCCGATGGACTCGACGATGTTGACGATGCGGTTCTCGTCGAGGATTGCCACGTTCGTGGTCTCCCCGAGGTCGTCGGTGAGGCCGTCGCAGATGTCCTGGCTCAACCGGCCGAGGTCGAGGTGACCACTGCTGGCGCGCGCCAGCCGCGCGATCGCGAAGCCGAGCCGGTACTTCCCCCGGCCCGACACCTGCTCGACGTAGCCGCGCGACTCCAGCACCGCGATCAGCCGCGAGGCGGTGGACTTGTGCACGTCGAGTGCGGCCGCGATCTCGGTGACGCCGGCCTGCCCCGCCTTGGCGAGGATCTCCAGGACCACGAGCGCGCGGTCGACGGACTGCACCGCGGCGGCCGGCCTGTCGTCATCCCTGGGCATCGGCGCAAGCCTAAACGGGCGGGATCCCGGATTGGCGCACCCGCCGCTGTACGGCGGCGATCTCCCGCAGGCCTTCGTTGAGCAGGCTGCGGTTGAGCGGCGACAGTTCCGACATCGTGATGACGTCACCAGGCGTGTGCCCGGCGGTGAGTTGTTCGACCTGATGGGCCATGCGCAGCCGCTGCAACATCAAGAACACGTCGCCCAGCGTGGTGGCGTCCTGCGTGCTGATGGCCCGGGCCTGTGCGGCGGCCGCCAGCCGGGCCGGGGTGGTCGCGGTGGTCAGGCCGGCGCTCAGACCGCCCCACCGCGCCAGGTTGACGATCGGCGTGACGGCGTGGCTCTTGAGGTCGAACGTGCCGCCCCGGCGCGCCAGCACATCGCGCAGCGAGCGGGTCCGCACCCGCCCCGACAGTGCATCGAGCAACTGCAGCCGCAACGCTTCGGGATGGTCGCGCAGGCGCCGATACGCGGCGGCGGCGGTGTGCAGGGCGGTGTCGCCCCACACCACGCGCGCATCGATCAGCAGGGACGACATGATCAGGCCGCGGTCGCGCAGCGGGTGGTCGAGCCACTCCTGCGCGGCGGCCCGCCATTGCGAGGCCGGCCGGGAGAAGCCCGGCTTGGCCGCCACCGCGCCGTTACGGTCCGACGGCAGCCCGCAGCCGTCGAGGATGCTCTGGGTGCGGGCCGCGACGCCGCGCAGTTCGTCTGCGCGCGGCGCCGATTCGTCGGACCACGACAGGGCGCTGTCCACGTCGGACGACGGCATCGCCTCCCGCCGCGCCACGCTTCCCAGCGTCAGCCAGGCGAATCCCGCCGAGACGCCGCCCGTTTCGGCCAGCGCGATCTCGAGCGCGCGGCGCACCAGGCTGTCGACGACCACGGACAGGATCGCACTCGCCGCGGATGCCTTGGTGCCGTTGCGGAACAGCTCACCGGCCATCCCCCGCACCCGCTGCCCCACCCGCTGCAATTCGCGGGCGTCGGCGGCGGAACCGATCGCGCGGCGCAGCATGAAACTCTGCCGCGCCGACGCCGCGAGCAGATCCGCGTCCTCGAGAACGCCGATGACGTCGCCGCGTCCGGTCAGCACCGGCATGTGCCGCACGCCGCTCTCGAGCATCTCCATCAGCACCGTCTCGGTGGTCAGATCGGCGGTGACCGTGCGAGCCGGCGCGCTCATCACCCGGCTGATCTCGACGTCGACCGGGATACCCGCGGCAACCACCCGGGTCCGCAGATCCCGATCGGTGAAGATGCCAAGACCGCCGTCGGGCAGGCGGATCAACGCATACGACATCCGACGGCGGGTCATCTCGATGACGGCCTCACGCACCGAGGTGTGCGGGTCGACGGTGAGCACCTCGCTGTCCACCAGCTCGCCGACGGTCTGACCGCCCGCTGCGCCGAGGGGCCGCACCGCCTTGGTCGCGTTCCACGCCGAGGACGCCAGGAACGCCAGCCCGGCGGGACTGGCGAATTGCGACCGCACCAGCGCGCCGGGGAGCCGGATCAACCTGCTGGGCAGCGACGTTCGCGCCTCGAACTGCATACCGCCGCCGACGAGCATCGGCGTGTATCCGAAGATCCCGCCCCGGTTGACCGTGTCGATCACCGCGCCGTCCGCGCTCGCGTGCAGGCTGACCTGCCCGTCGAGCACCATCCAGACGTCGTCGGGCACCCGGCTGGCGTAGTCGGCGACCACCGCGCCGGCCGGGAACTCCTCCACCCGGGCGCCCGCCACCAGTTCGTCGAGGTCCTCGTCGGGCATCGACTGAAAGGGCGTGTGCTCGGCCAGAAAAGCCCGGACACCCGTGTCAGCGGCACCCACCGAGGTCACGACCTTCGGATCAGGTCAGCACATTTCTCGGCCATCGTCATGACGGTGATGTTCGGGTTGACCGCAGGCAGTTTGGGCATCGCCGACGCGTCGACCACCCGCAGCCGCGACACCCCTTTGACCCGCAGCTGCGGGTCGAGGACCGCCATCGGATCGGTGGTCGCGCCCATCCGCGCGGTGGCCGCCGGGTGGTAGACGGTGTTGTGGCACTGGTGGATGTAGTCGAGCAGTTCGTCGTCGGTCGTGGCGTCGGGGCCCGGCGCGAGTTCTCGCTGCACCCACCCGGCCAGCGGCGCCTGTTCGGCGATCTTGCGGGCCAGCCGCACGCCGGCCAGCATGATCCGTTCGTCGTAGCCGTCGGGGTCGGTGAAGTAGCGGGGGTCGACGCGCGCGCGGTCGCGGAAGTCGCGGCTGCGCAGCCGCACCGTGCCGCGGCTGTGCCCCTGGGTCACGTTGGGTGTCAGGCAGAATCCGTTGTCGGTGGTCGGGTAGCCGCGCCGCAGCGTGTTCATGTCGAACGGCACGCTGCCGTAGTGCATCATCAGGTCGGGCTGGCTGACCCCCTCGTCGATCGTGGTGAACAGCCCGATTTCCCACCACTGCGTGGACGTGGTCACCATCGGCCGGGCGGCCTCCCAGAACACCAGGCCTTCGACGTGGTCGTCGAGGTTGGCGCCGACGCCGGGGCTGTCGACGCGCACGGGGATCCCGATCTCGCGCAGATGCGCGGTGGGCCCGATTCCCGAGAGCAACAACAACTTCGGGGTGTCGATGGCGCCCGCACACAGGATCACCTCGCGGCGCGCCGAGACGGTGTCGTAGCCGGTGAGGTCCGGCCGCTGGTACCGGACCCCGGTGGCGGCGTTGGAGTCGTCGAAGAGGATCTCGGCGATCCAGCAGTCGGTCCGCACCTCGAGGTTGCGCCGGGTCTCGAGGATCGGGTGCAGGAACGCGTGCGAGGTGGAGTTGCGGACGCCGTCGTCGTCGGCGTTGATCTGGAACCAGCCTGCGCCGTTGCGGACCGTCTCACCGCGGTTGAAGGCGACGGTGGGCAGGCCGACCATCGCCGCCGCCTCCAGCACCGCCGCCCCGCACGGATCCTCGGGCGGCACGTCCCGCAGCTGGACCGTCTTGGTCAATCTCTCGGTCAGCGGCAGGATCTCGGCGGCACTCCAGCCGTCGGCGCCCATCGTCACCCACTCGTCGAGCGCCTCGGCGGGCGGCCAGAACGCGATGCACGAGTTGTGCGACGAGCAGCCGCCCAGCACGCGGGCCCGGGCGTGCCGCATGAACGAGTTGCCGCGCTCCTGCGGTTCGATCGGGTAGTCCCAGTCGTACCCGGAGTCGAGCAGATGCATCCAGTCGGCGAGCACCAGGATCTTGTCGTCCCCGACGTCGGTCGGGCCCGCCTCGATCAGGCAGACCGTGACCTCGGGGTCTTCCGACAACCGGGCGGCCAGCACACAACCTGCGGTGCCGCCACCGGCGATGACGTAGTCGTAGGTGCCCGTGTCAGCCATCGAGGCCGACGTCTCTCGTTGTGGCGGCGTGGGATTCGAGGCACCCGATGTGGTTGCGGCCTCTGAGCGCATACCAGAGCAGGCCGGCGCCGAGGATGACGCCGATGTAGACGAACGCGCCCCAGGTGTTGTACCAGGGTTCGCCGTACACGGCGGCGCGAGGCCACGCCAGGTTCAGCGCCATGCCGACACCCCAGACGACGGCGAAGATGTTCACCGGCAGGCCCCAGCGCCCCATGGTGAAGTAGCCGCCCTCCTTGAGGTCCTTCGGCGGCCACTGGCCCTGCAGCCGCTTCTTGAGCAGCGGTCCGGTGACCATCAGGTACGCCAGGTAGATCATGATGATCGCAATCGACGTCAGCACGGTGAAGATCTGCGTGTTGGCGATGTTGAGCACCAGGATGATCACCGCGATGATGCCGATGGTCACCGCGGGCACGATCGGTGTCTGGGTCTTGGGGTTGACCGTCGCGAGCCGCTCGCCGAAGGGCAGCGCGTTGTCCCGCGCCATCGCGAAAGTCAGCCGGATCGCGGCGGTGTGGACGGCCAGGGTGCACACCGTCACCGCGATCACGATGCAGACCAGGAACACCTTGCCCAGCGGGCCCCACATGACCTGCTGGACGATGTACTGCAACCCGCCGGAGCTCTCACCGAGTGCCGGGTCCTGCAGGTTCGGCGCGGCCATCACGGCGAAAACCAGGATGGCGCCGCCGATCACGAACGAGGCGAGGATCGCACGGGCGATGGCCTTGGGTGCGGTGCGCCGCGGTTCGACGGTCTCCTCACCGAGTGAGCTCGCGGTGTCGAAGCCGTACATCACGTAGCCCGACGCCAGCGAGGCGACGAGGAACGCACCGAGGAAGCCCATCGACTCCCCGGCGCCGTACCCGTTGGTGGAGAAGAAGACGTCCGGGCTGTTCTGAATGTTGATGGCGAGCAGGAAGGCGATGAGCACGGCGGCGATCAATTCGATGAACACGCCTGCGCTGTTGATCATCGACATCAGCCGCACACCGAGCGCGTTGACCAGTGTGGTGAACGCGATCAGCACGGTGCCCAGCAGCACCGCGTTCGCGGCGTAGTCGTATTCACCGGTGCCGTCACCGATGATCTGGAATCCGCTCCACAACCGTGGCAGGTTGAGCTGGTAGGCCAGTGCCACCGCCGAGATGGTGACGATCGACGCGGTCAGCATCAGCCAGCCCGACGTCCAGCCCACCAGTCTGCTGGCGAGTTTCTTGCTCCAGTTGTAGACCGATCCGGCGACGGGGTATTTGGCCGCCAGTTCCATGAAGCACAGCGCCACGGCCATCTGCCCGACGAACACGATCGGCCATGACCACAGATATGCCGGGCCGGCGGTGCCGAAGCCGAAGTAGAACAACTGGAACGTGCCGGTCAGGATCGAGATGTAGCTGACGCCCGCGGCGAAGCTGGCGAACTTGCCGATGCTGCGGTCCAACGACTCCCGGTAACCGAAGTCGTCGAGTCCGCTGTCGGCGGAAACGTGTCCCGTCGCTCCGCTCGCGCCGGAAGGCTCCTTGATGACCATGAATGTGTCTCCTAGCCCTTGAACCAGCCGGCGGCCTGCGGTGCTGTGTTGTGCCAGATGTGTT comes from the Mycolicibacterium litorale genome and includes:
- the pafA gene encoding Pup--protein ligase, which codes for MQRRIMGIETEFGVTCTFHGHRRLSPDEVARYLFRRVVSWGRSSNVFLRNGARLYLDVGSHPEYATAECDNLIQLVTHDRAGERVLEDLLIDAEQRLADEGIGGDIYLFKNNTDSAGNSYGCHENYLIVRAGEFSRISDVLLPFLVTRQLICGAGKVLQTPKAATFCLSQRAEHIWEGVSSATTRSRPIINTRDEPHADAEKYRRLHVIVGDSNMCESTTMLKVGTASLVLEMIEAGVPFRDFSLDNPIRAIREVSHDLTGRRPVRLAGGRQASALDIQREYYSRAVDYLQTREPNSQIEQVVDLWGRQLDAVESQDFAKVDTEIDWVIKRKLFQRYQDRYNMELSDPKISQLDLAYHDIKRGRGVFDLLQRKGLAARITTDEEIDAAVDTPPQTTRAKLRGEFISAAQEAGRDFTVDWVHLKLNDQAQRTVLCKDPFRSVDERVKRLIASM
- a CDS encoding IclR family transcriptional regulator; this translates as MPRDDDRPAAAVQSVDRALVVLEILAKAGQAGVTEIAAALDVHKSTASRLIAVLESRGYVEQVSGRGKYRLGFAIARLARASSGHLDLGRLSQDICDGLTDDLGETTNVAILDENRIVNIVESIGPGEITLRTWVGQSCPAHATSSGKVLLAGLDVADVRARLSDPLTSFTPHTLATVDALLAELATVRERGWASVTEELEVGLNAVAAPVRDANAQVVAALSVSGPSYRMGEEKLAEVAKQTIAAADAISRRLGWIDADTA
- a CDS encoding putative nucleotidyltransferase substrate binding domain-containing protein — protein: MGAADTGVRAFLAEHTPFQSMPDEDLDELVAGARVEEFPAGAVVADYASRVPDDVWMVLDGQVSLHASADGAVIDTVNRGGIFGYTPMLVGGGMQFEARTSLPSRLIRLPGALVRSQFASPAGLAFLASSAWNATKAVRPLGAAGGQTVGELVDSEVLTVDPHTSVREAVIEMTRRRMSYALIRLPDGGLGIFTDRDLRTRVVAAGIPVDVEISRVMSAPARTVTADLTTETVLMEMLESGVRHMPVLTGRGDVIGVLEDADLLAASARQSFMLRRAIGSAADARELQRVGQRVRGMAGELFRNGTKASAASAILSVVVDSLVRRALEIALAETGGVSAGFAWLTLGSVARREAMPSSDVDSALSWSDESAPRADELRGVAARTQSILDGCGLPSDRNGAVAAKPGFSRPASQWRAAAQEWLDHPLRDRGLIMSSLLIDARVVWGDTALHTAAAAYRRLRDHPEALRLQLLDALSGRVRTRSLRDVLARRGGTFDLKSHAVTPIVNLARWGGLSAGLTTATTPARLAAAAQARAISTQDATTLGDVFLMLQRLRMAHQVEQLTAGHTPGDVITMSELSPLNRSLLNEGLREIAAVQRRVRQSGIPPV
- a CDS encoding GMC family oxidoreductase, with the protein product MADTGTYDYVIAGGGTAGCVLAARLSEDPEVTVCLIEAGPTDVGDDKILVLADWMHLLDSGYDWDYPIEPQERGNSFMRHARARVLGGCSSHNSCIAFWPPAEALDEWVTMGADGWSAAEILPLTERLTKTVQLRDVPPEDPCGAAVLEAAAMVGLPTVAFNRGETVRNGAGWFQINADDDGVRNSTSHAFLHPILETRRNLEVRTDCWIAEILFDDSNAATGVRYQRPDLTGYDTVSARREVILCAGAIDTPKLLLLSGIGPTAHLREIGIPVRVDSPGVGANLDDHVEGLVFWEAARPMVTTSTQWWEIGLFTTIDEGVSQPDLMMHYGSVPFDMNTLRRGYPTTDNGFCLTPNVTQGHSRGTVRLRSRDFRDRARVDPRYFTDPDGYDERIMLAGVRLARKIAEQAPLAGWVQRELAPGPDATTDDELLDYIHQCHNTVYHPAATARMGATTDPMAVLDPQLRVKGVSRLRVVDASAMPKLPAVNPNITVMTMAEKCADLIRRS
- a CDS encoding APC family permease produces the protein MVIKEPSGASGATGHVSADSGLDDFGYRESLDRSIGKFASFAAGVSYISILTGTFQLFYFGFGTAGPAYLWSWPIVFVGQMAVALCFMELAAKYPVAGSVYNWSKKLASRLVGWTSGWLMLTASIVTISAVALAYQLNLPRLWSGFQIIGDGTGEYDYAANAVLLGTVLIAFTTLVNALGVRLMSMINSAGVFIELIAAVLIAFLLAINIQNSPDVFFSTNGYGAGESMGFLGAFLVASLASGYVMYGFDTASSLGEETVEPRRTAPKAIARAILASFVIGGAILVFAVMAAPNLQDPALGESSGGLQYIVQQVMWGPLGKVFLVCIVIAVTVCTLAVHTAAIRLTFAMARDNALPFGERLATVNPKTQTPIVPAVTIGIIAVIILVLNIANTQIFTVLTSIAIIMIYLAYLMVTGPLLKKRLQGQWPPKDLKEGGYFTMGRWGLPVNIFAVVWGVGMALNLAWPRAAVYGEPWYNTWGAFVYIGVILGAGLLWYALRGRNHIGCLESHAATTRDVGLDG